The Quercus lobata isolate SW786 chromosome 9, ValleyOak3.0 Primary Assembly, whole genome shotgun sequence region TGCACTCGTGTAGCCTTATTTTTCCATCATAATGCTagtgaaaataaattgttgtCAAACTCTGCATCACTCAATGATACTTCATTCACGTAGATTATATAATATTCATTTATGAAGTTTGGTTTGAAGAGATGCAAATGTTGGATACCTTATTGGCCAGAGAGCCATTAGTTGGGGGAGAACCAAAAAACTTCATCTCAGGGCAAAGATTGTAGCGACCATCTTTGCAGTGGTTGCATCGCCGGCAACTGATTCCAGGCTCTAAAGCTACACGGTCTCCCACTGCTAGTGTCTTCACTTGGCTTCCAACTTCCTCTACGATCCCAGCACACTCATGCCCTATAACCATGGGCTTCTTGACAATAAAATTTGCACATCTCATATTCTGGTAACAAACATATCAAATATCAAATCAGATATTGGTAGGTCACATAAAcctccaaaaacaaaacaaaaaacagataatactaaaattaatcattcgctctctccctctctaagaaaagattaatatattttattgaagaATTAATATAAACAAGGTGTCAGGGTAACATTTTACCTTGAAGTGGTGAACATCACTTCCACAAATACCAAGCGCCTTTATCTGAACTTTAACATCATGGGGACCTAAATTTACAGAAAATTGCTTAATGTGAACAACTGTCTCAAAAATTGTACATCATCAAgctatttacaattttaaaagatattatcctggttaaaacttaaaaatcatACCCGTCAGCTCATACCCATCCATTATATAGTGGACTTAAGGGCATAATAAATGTGagtgaaattttaattttttgttatagtcAAATCCTGTAAACAACACTTTAGTTGCTTGGCCTGTAATCGAGGGTCAAAGGGGTTTGCAGTGTTTCCAGGCTGAGCAATGCTACCAGCACGGAAAATGTTGAGCCCTTGCTCAATTATCAGGGTACAAGTTATCTTTGCACAAGACACTAGGATAAATGATATGTTGGGTCTTCTGGTCTACCTTCAATGATCTGGATTTGTGTGTTCTTATATCCCGATGCATGAATTTCATATACTTCATGAACATAAGTGGTTTGGCATGCATGTAGAAACATACACTAACCCTGAACATGgtcaaaagaataagaaattttgTAGCTTCATGATCTTTAACATGCATAGCACAGTTTTTTGAAACACAAGTGAGAGAAAGCCATGACCAGGACAAAGAAACATTACACACGAGGAAAAGATAATTTTACCAAGAGGAGGGAGATGATAAGGTTCAATTTTAAGAGTTTTGATGCCAACAAGCCAAGCAGCCATGTTCTCTTCTCCATCTTTGTGTTCCTTGCCTTCAACAACACCCCCtgacatctctctctctctctctcttatcctGTCTTGTACAGTATGAGAAGTTATTTGGcatcaaatgataccatgtcAATAGTATCAAAATTTAAGAAGTGTGAGATACATCAACAAAAGATAACTACTCCATTAACAAATAAAAGACAGATGTATAAGTAGTTATTTTTGTACACATCTctcatttattaaattttaatacagATGAAATTTAAGAAGTGTGGAACATGTCAACAAAAGATAACTAACCCACTAATAAATGAAAGACATATATATGGGTAGTTATGTCTCtcatttattggattttgataggATGACATGGtatcatttaatataaaattcattttatatcaaaaaatacattttagaATAGGAATGACACCACACCACGTTTTGTTACTGTGTCATGATTCATGACTCATAAGCCTCACTTACCCTTTTGGATTTGACGATATATCCTCTCCAATTAAACCTTTGGAATCAGGTTCTACTCTCCAATGATCGATTGCAGTCATGAATAGTCAAGTATGGTTAATCCTAGATATTAGCATGATATAGTGTATGAGCAACTTTCTCCAACTTTACCCTCAAAAGTGGTGATAAATTTAGGACTTAACCAAGTCATTAACAAATAGTTCGAGATTTGGAGAGAAGTGAAGCTTAAACTTAAAAGTAttatatatgttcatttatttagcAATTTAGGCCAAATTTGCTTTTGAGACTTGATTTATAAGCAAGTCCAATCTCAAAGCACAATATCAAAGCTTGTTCATTTGGTGCTGAAAACTCATGGAGTGTACTCATATCATATGCACTCACTCACCTAACAATGTTGTAATGACTAATCATGTGCGGCCACTAATATGAgccaacatattttttacctCAAATGGTCACCGCAATTGCATAATTATACCAGATGTGCCAATTACAAATTGATTTGCCGTTTTGCTCATAGTCTTGAATATACGGTCCTCCGTCTTCAAGTTTGGTTTATCGTAGTAAAATCAAGACCAGCTTCATTGGATGTGAACTTGATTATAACATAGATGTGCCTGTATTAGTAACTGAGATATTGTCAGTCAATGGTGGTTGTTAATGCAAAATGCAAATTATTCTGCACATAGGCTAATTATTAATTAGCCTTGGAACTAggaatttttctttaacatCAAGCTTGGTTTGGTTTGAGATagcaaaaatcataaaaaaaatttagttcatgTCTCATCCATGGAACATTAATTTAGGTCCCTCAGGTTCACAAATGAAGGTAATTTTTACAGTTCCAAACCCAAACATACCCAAAAGGACAAAAAGGGTGCTTGGTTTGGTTTGAGATagcaaaaataatagaaatatttaGTACAGGTCTCATCCATGGAACATTAATTTAGGTCCCCAGGTTCACAAGTGAAGATAATTTTTACGGTTTCAAACCCAAACATACCCAAAAGGACAAAAagggtttaaaaaaaagatgattACACATCATTATGGGctttaaaatagaatttttgcAAATAGCCGACAAGGAATATCTTATCTAGTGTCAATCCTACAAAATTATTTGGAAGAcagttgaaaattaaaattccttttattttcttttgttttttacttttctagtttaaaaaaaaaattagaaaactatAGAAGTTAAAAGCTAATTGCAAACCGTCAGAACTCACATCAAACGGTCACCAAATCTATCTCATAAATATTCCTGATatgcatttttgttttataaatgtggCAGTGAATACCATAGAGGGAGGATCATATAATCTGACCATCTCAAAGGCTTTTATTAATAGGTGTAAAAGTATGTCCGCTAAGAAAGAATCTAACTAATCCATTATATTAGAaagtaacaaaaattaataaatgaatacttttttaattaaaatattccCTAAAAAAAGCCTGTTTGTTACAATAAAAATACTGAACTTATCCAATGTATTGTAACACTCGTTAATCAGACCATAGAAATAGGGAGCCTTATCATGAATTAGATACGTTAACGCCCATAGTCTTATTTATAGCCCACAAGATGACCATTTGGGATAAAAACTAGTGGTTTATCTACAACATCTGAGTCATCATCTGGACGACCACCTTCTGCTGCGTTGTGTTCTTCTAAACACAGAAAGAGCCATCTACACCTCTCTGTCAGActcagtgtgtgtgtgtgtgtgtgtgtgtgagagagagagagagcaaatggGAAAGGGAGGAATGTCACATGGGAGTGCAGGAGAAGCCAAAGATGGTGAAGAAGAGAACATGGCTGCTTGGCTTCTTGGTATCAACAACCTCAAGATTCAGCCTTTCAAGCTTCCTCCTCTTGgtatatcactttttttaattaatcaaacttttttttttgagtcagtTTAATCAGTGTGATTGAAGTTATGCAgctcttcactttttttttttttttttgaagtatttatTTCTTTGATCAATTTATGGATAACCCTTTTGCTTGATTCTTTCTGACCTGGCTATtactatggttttttttttttttttttttttttttgaggattttaGGACCACATGATGTTAAAATTAGGGTGAAAGCTGTTGGAATCTGTGGCAGTGATGTTCACTACCTCAAGGTAAACACAATTCAGTTAGCTTTATCTTTATTATCtgtattaatttataatattttaattgagtTGTGATTAGTTGGATTAGCATCTGCTGGGTTgctgagaaaaataaaataataaggaaAAGATAAGATTTCATTGTTGAAATTTGAATCTTAGTACACCTTTATGACTTagttgtttcttctttttctttttctttttcttttttcttttttattatagacgaaaacataaaataacatTAGTGGAATAGTCGTCTACGTGCACACTCAATCTCACAACATGTGATTAGATTACACTTGGTGAAAAAATGGATTTGGTGCGCCATTCCTAGGTTGACACATAAGTTTGTTGTGGATTTGAGTGTGGGTTTGGGTGTGCCACTAGAGTTTTCCTTagtgaaaatagtaaaaaaggacatgtcaattaaggtAGTGAAAAAAAGTAGGACTTTGGATAGGGtataatgagaaaaaaatttatgtgaccAACCCTGATTAGTCTATCAACAATCCATACCCAACTCCAAAGTTTTGGCACGAATGATAGGTTGTTATTTTTGCATTGCACATGACCATTTCTTCCATTTTCTTACCAACCAAATGCGATAATGCTAAGAAAAAATAGTTTGACTTGGAGAAGATATAAGAAAAGGATTGAGTGTCTAATGCCCCATTTTGAATGGTCCATGTATTTTCAGACCTTGAGATGTGCAGATTTTATAGTTAAAGAACCCATGGTAATTGGGCATGAATGTGCTGGGATCATAGAGGAAGTTGGGAGTGAGGTGAAGAAGCTGGTGCCTGGTGACCGCGTGGCATTGGAGCCAGGGATCAGTTGCTGGCGATGCAACCTTTGCAAGGAAGGTCGGTACAATCTGTGCCCGGATATGAAGTTTTTCGCCACTCCACCCATCCACGGTTCTCTTGCAAATCAGGTCAAAATTTGCTGCATTTCAATACAATGCATTGCTAAAATCTAAATATAGAAATATATTGGACTATTATTTTTAACATGCTCTTGCCCTAGCACAACACAAATCACATTTTAGGCCTATTATTATTCCATATCTGGTCATTTGTAAAAGTACACTGGTTACTTCAATTTATGTTACATAACCTTGTTTCCTTTCATGCAAAGTTGATAAAACAACTCAAATAGAAATTCATGATCATGGACCTTCATTTGTGATTTTACCTTCCACACTTAATCATAATACTCTATTCAACATATATAAGTGGTGTATCACACGTTCCTACTAGCAGGGGCATGTGTAGTATTGAATGTGATGAAATAAATTTGTAGTGCAGCTACAGGCTTTTTCTGAGATGCATCTTTCTATTCACAGGTGGTTCATCCTGCAGACCTATGCTTTAAACTGCCAGACAATGTCAGCCTGGAGGAAGGGGCTATGTGTGAACCCTTAAGTGTTGGTGTTCATGCTTGCCGACGAGCAAATATTGGTCCTGAAACAAATGTTTTGGTCATGGGAGCTGGACCCATAGGGCTTGTTACAATGCTAGCAGCTCGTGCTTTTGGGGCACCCAGAATTGTTATTGTGGATGTGGATGATCACCGTTTATCTGTGGCAAAAGAGCTTGGTGCAGATGAGATTGTTAAAGTTTCACCAAATATTCAGGTTTtcattattctattttatacaattttcTACAAGTTAATTTTATGCAGTGTGCATCAGATCCATCTCCCACTCCCAAGTCCCACCCCcttttaaaaggaaaacaacatGACGATATCTTCATCTTGTAAAATTGCTCAATTTTCATTACtgttttcaagttttattgTGCAATATAGGAAAGGACCATATCCTGTCGATCTGACCTCCTTAGTCAATCTCGGTTCTTTGATTAAAgttacaaaataagtttttgacAATTATTGTCACTCCTTCGCAGCCTCTAACtcacacaaataaaaatattgttattgCTTCTAACATGAAAAGAAGGATGGCTCTGTTAGTTAGATCAAACTTTCAATcaagcttctttttcttttctttttttcctaatgattttaaaattttaatctttttcttttattctcaaAATTGATCCTTATTCATATTCTTCTTTTGTTGAAAGAGggataaaagaaattaaaacaaataatgtACAGCTTCTTCAGTTTTATACTAAATCCATCTTGTATCAGTTTTTATCTGCTCTTATAAAGCTTTGGTTCATTGTTCTTCCTTTAGTATGGATAATGTTGAGGATCCATCTCTCTTCTAGTGGTTGTTGCTAGAAGTCTCTGTTGCTATTTATAACTTCACTATTTTACAGGATGTTGCGGAAGAAGTATCACAGATACATAAAGGTATGGAAGCTGGAGTCGATGTGAGTTTTGATTGTGCAGGCTTCAACAAAACCATGTCGACAGCACTGAGTGCCACTCGTGCAGGTGGAAAAGTTTGCCTTGTGGGAATGGGTCATAGTGAGATGACTGTCCCACTCACTCCAGCTGCTGCGAGGTATTTTATTTAATCATGAACAACCATTTTTGTGTTGAGAAATTATTCAAAGTTTACCAATAATTAAGGTCTTTTGAATAATTTGTGTGAAAATTGGAGCCTCATAGTACAAATTGGAAAGTTTGTAAGATATTTGAAATAGTGATGGAAATTTTGGTATTAGTTCTGGTCGGAGTATAAGAATTGGATGTAATGGAAAAGGGAAAGATATgcatttaaattattatttggaaGAATTGATAAGTCTGTCAATCGTTTTGGTAGTAGTCACTACTCACTATaaatatgcataattttttaaacagtgTTCAATAAGAATGTCAGCTAGGAGTTAGGATGTCTCAAGAATTTGGAGAAAGTTTTGAAAGTGAAATTTGTATCATATAATCATATGAATTTGTAAAGCCGAGTTTACTTTTtcactctttgattttttggtaACTAACAGTTATGGTTTTCTATTTCTTATAGGGAGGTTGATGTGGTTGGCATCTTCCGTTATAAGAACACATGGCCGCTATGCCTTGAGTTTATAAGTAGTGGTAAGATCGACATGAAGCCCCTTATAACCCACAGGTTTGGGTTCTCTCAGAAGGAGGTGGAAGAAGCCTTTGAAACTAGTGCTGGTGGTGGTAATGCAATTAAGGTCATGTTTAATCTATGAAGTCTGCCATCACCAATGGGATTATGGGACCGGCTTTGCATGAACATAGAACTCAGTTTACTTGTTATAAttaaaagaggaagaaagagaaaatactagcttatgaatataaataattatctcagcTAGTGGCTTGTATAAAAACTTGTTCTTACAGTAATAAAGTTAAGATATTAATACTAAgcttatgaataattattttcctcttgctttcaaatttttttgtattttgacaGAGGTATTTTAGCATTCATTTAGTAGAAGATCGTTAAATTCTTCTATTTTAACCATTATGATTGTAAACCTAAACCTTGTGCTGATGAATAGGTTTCTTCAACAGATGAGGGCTGATAGAAAGGGGATAAGTGAAATGTAAGGATAAGAATGAAGCTTGACAAAGCCTGATAATCTATGGGATTGAAGAGAGATTTTCAAATTCTCGAGTTCACATGTACTCTTGTTTTCTTAGTGCATTAAGAGATTGCAAAAAAAGTATCTCTCAAGTTGATCAGTCCCTTATAATATTGAATGAAGAAACTCTGTTCCAAACCCTGTAGAAGTGGGAATTGTGTGCACTGTTTACAAAGGTTTAGGTCTGACCCGGGTATATCCAAGTTTGGTAGGTGCAAACAGTTGCTTTGAGTTGGGTCGTTGAAACCTGAGTTGATGAGATCTGTGTCCCTAAAAACATGAACCTAAAATATGTTCCCTCTAGGCCCAAGCATGTAGAGGGCCGAGGCCATAATGTGGTGTCTTAGTCGTAGGATGGCTTTTTGCTGACCATAGAAACTGGGAAACCAAGTTCTGTCAGTTCCTCTTAAAATCTTTGAATACCATACTGGACACCACACTAAGACATTAAGCTTAACACAGACTAATGTGGCATGAAATGCAAGCAATatttttaaggacaaaatttagttacaaaattggttgtttaAGGCTATAACCTTACTTATtatcattaacattactacatatttcaaatatctaaccattggattgcatgtttatacataattttaaagtacaaaaacttgaaatttaaacaatttattgatgacatagctatttaaggttaaatttaaacaatttaacCTAAGGCTATAACCTTACTTATtatcattaacattactacatatttcaaatatctaaccattggattgcatgtttatacataattttaaagtacaaaaacttgaaatttaaacaatttattgatgacatagctattaccTAAggttaaatttaaacaatttaacCTAAGGCTATAACCTTACTTATtatcattaacattactacatatttcaaatatctaaccattggattgcatgtttatacataattttaaagtacaaaaacttgaaatttaaacaatttattgatgacatagctattaatttttaaatttctagaaattttacaagtatgaaggttataaaaagaaaatgtaattcaatggttgacaatgattaaataaatttagttcAGGTCTCATTCATGGAACATTAATTTGGTCCCCCAGGTTCACAAGTGAAGGTAATTTACAGTGCTAAACCCAAACATACCCAAAAGGACAAAAAGGGTGCTTGGTTTGGTTTGAGATagcaaaaataatagaaatatttaGTACAGGTCTCATCCATGGAACATTAATTTAGGTCCCCTAGGTTCACAAGTGAAGGTAATTTCCAGTGCCAAACCCAAACATACCCAAAAGGACAAAAAGGGTGCTTGGTTTGGTTTGAGATAGCAAAAATCATAGAAATATTTAGTACAGGTCTCATCCATGGAACATTAATTTAGGTCTCCCAGGTTCACAAGTGAAGGTAATTTTTACGGTTCCAAACCCAAACATACCCAAAAGGACGTAAagggttttaaaaaatgatgattGCACATCATTATTggctttaaaataaaatatttttaacttgcCGACAAGGAATATCTTATTTAGTATCAATCCTACAAAATTATTTGGAAGAcagttgaaaattaaaattccttttattttcttttgttttttacttttttagttttttaaaaaaaaaaatagaaaactataGGAGAAGTTAAAAGCTAATCGCAAATAGTCAGAACTCACATCAAATGGTCACCAAATCTATCTCataaatattcctttttttgATACAATCTCATAAATATTCCTGATATGCATTATTGTTTTATAAATTAGCCGCGAACTTGCGCATTACgtgtgataattatttttatggtggttttattaaaaaaaatttacaatttaaactaatctaataatgagtaatgtatttcgtaattatatttttatttattataggtacaatcacaaatataatataggaacaatccaaaacacaaaaaaaaaaaaaaaaaaaaaacgtaaactaaaaaatattaataaaacttaacaatgattaattgaaacaatattatgaaaaaattttgtttttgataatctattaaggttattttctttgtagaaattataatttcggccacacaaaacatattatcaaataaaaaattattagcaaaatctaagacttaaatttctatacatgcattgttataaaataataataataaaaataaaattgcaaaagttaaaatttgtcacctatccgattattttcgtttggctaatctttgcttttctttaaataaatggtaTTATAGAgcacttctaatacaactattaagagtactttgtccaccaaaaaggattagaaaataaacaaaaattagtaaagtctcataatttaacatctaaattgagcactataaaaaatcatgctatgtaacagaataaataccaaattatcgaattcatgttatgtaatagaataatattatatttttatatgttatatttaattctttaaaacgcaatagaataacatttaacaatcaaagagaataaaaaataaaaaataaaaacaacaacaacaatttaaaaaacaaaactaaatcacaatttaaaaaaaaaaattgcattaacccaaaatagagttttaaagaatataaaaaattatcaacctaaactAGAGatgatagaaaaataaaaataaaaaatccaccaaaaaatttagagagagagggagagagggaaggagagagagagagagggaactattttttttgtgagggaaaactatgcatagaatagaaaagatagtgacaaatttatagtaaaaggatgtgaataagaagagacaaaaataaaggaagatgaagggaaagaggaaaaatgatattaatgtagagggtagtagggagatgaaaaggtaagagagggagaaagattgaagaagtagtggggagatgaaataataagggagagagaaaggttggagaagtgtaaatatttaaaaaaataaatgttaaaaacaattataactgtaaggactcaatttgtaacgaccccaaactGATGTAGGGTTtgtacgttaaaggcccaaacaataaaatttgtagagcgtaggCTGAAAGGTTaagccttggtcaccggacagtggttagtcaGGGTTTCAATAGCAATTTACACGAGGGTGAACCTAGCGTGTCTAGCAAGACCTTCTTCTGATACAACCTGAATAGCTCTGGTCCttagacctcgtccgaggagtttcatgttcttattttttttttagggtttcatGGCCTGGAAGACGATTTGTCCCCCCCCCCTGAAttgcttctctttcctttttatattagcctttacCCTTCCTCCAACGTCCACATGTAGATTCAGCGTTCCAGGgctaatacttgtcccatcagcccatacccaaagtggttaggggtggttgtaaaacctgaaaagtattgctctgtcaggcgcaaagtatttaattgcagtaatgacagCCTTTCCTGTGTCCTTTGTCACCATATTATCCAGGGGTCCCTTCTCCATCAATGTGGAGGTGTTCGGCTTTTCCCTAAATTGTTCCTATACCgtacttgccctttctttcaggagcgctttgggatgccgaggacagaatcatcatcggctatatctctaggctattttggactttcattgtataTCCTCGGTAATGtctctcctcggctcgggccttgggccctaatgtagagtgggtcggggtcacaaattctctgaccccacaaAAGCcgctcaaaatcctgctgttcGACCCCTTGGtcggggaggagggttttggtgaggTCAGGCCTATATCACGGCTTGCCCAGCTTTGTCCTTCATTAATGTCGGTGTCTCTTCATTTGCCTGGGAAATGATCCTGGTTATGAGACATTCCTTTAGTTTTACTCACGTCGTGCTTCTACCGTTTCAGTGCACTAGGCGCATCTTTAATAAGTCCCCTTTACGAGGCAACGCCAATCCAACAGTTGTAGACGGTGTTGGGAGTTGAGTGTGAATTATCTCGTTTGTaacttttcttggaaatctgtacagattaaatgccaccagacttgccttccatataagaagcaaggTAGGAGGTCATTTCTTTTTCGTACAGACCCCTcaatcttttcaaattcctaaaccACCAGCTGTGCTCAAAGTCCTCACTGCCAGTGGGATTAAGCCTTAGGGAGTGATATAGTTGAGGCGAAGATGGGGGTGAAGGGACCACACCCTCTCCAGAAACACTGGGTCTATCCGAGATTCAAGATGGCCCGGTCAGGGTAAGGGAGACAGAGACTCAAGACATTTCTCCCCCTTGATAAGGTGGGAAAGAAGTCTCCTcgtccttcagccaaaatccgaagcaggtgttggtcgcatcagatttttggtgcgacagcacTGGGGTTTCTCATCATCGGTACCATTCGCTCTCTCTCGAGTGCTGCTAATATGGCACTTGCCTAATGGGAGTCAGAGCTGGTACGGGGACTAGGCATCCCCgcttcctcctctcttccttcgctggtgcctccttttgcctccgcttcttcttctcttccatcactggggACATCCTGgtgtttctacttcttcttctgcttcttctccCCTTCCATCAAAGGGGCCATCCTAACACACTTAGTCGCCACAAGAGCAaaattttgaaggatttatcattccctttatctttttcctttttgcttttctttttacttttgtaGTTAACTTCTGGTATAGGCTTACTTAAGCCCCttattgtacgctgtactatttctttgtatcaataaaagatgactttattttattctaagtattctttcttttctgcaatagttatattgtgaatggatgtgctatatatatatattttttattctaaacgATACTTAGAGCCGAAACCCCTgttaacaaaaagctattattttgaacttattgagactaACAGGCACAATAATGCTGAcctaaaaaatgttatacatataagactaaccgagataacagctGAATGCTCTGTATTGCGTATGAGGCgatcatccgaggatgggtaacccaaaatgaactaTCCGAGAGGGTCGCCGAGTATTAGGGTGCTTTGCCACGTTCCTAACAATATTCATAACCTTAACCATTTTTGGCATCcggtccgaggaccgaggtatGACTGTACCGGACCTAAACACTCGTTTGCATTAATTCCCTTAGAGCTGGGGATCCGAAGATAGGTCGGGACTTCCATTCTGTTTAGGACTTAATCCATTTTCTAATGGCTAATCTTCCTATAGGtctgagtccgagaaccatgcaacaccttggttcagtccaaaacttagattttcttttaagtaattggtttccccataggtttgagtccgagaaccatgcaacaCCTTGGTTTAGTCCAAAACTTaggttttcttttaagtagttggtttctccataggtttgagtccgaggaccatgcaataccttgattctatccaaaacttagatttttctttaagtaattggtttccatataggtttgagtccgaggaccatgcaataccttggttctgtccaaagctcataattttctttaggtagttggtt contains the following coding sequences:
- the LOC115960265 gene encoding sorbitol dehydrogenase-like, translating into MGKGGMSHGSAGEAKDGEEENMAAWLLGINNLKIQPFKLPPLGPHDVKIRVKAVGICGSDVHYLKTLRCADFIVKEPMVIGHECAGIIEEVGSEVKKLVPGDRVALEPGISCWRCNLCKEGRYNLCPDMKFFATPPIHGSLANQVVHPADLCFKLPDNVSLEEGAMCEPLSVGVHACRRANIGPETNVLVMGAGPIGLVTMLAARAFGAPRIVIVDVDDHRLSVAKELGADEIVKVSPNIQDVAEEVSQIHKGMEAGVDVSFDCAGFNKTMSTALSATRAGGKVCLVGMGHSEMTVPLTPAAAREVDVVGIFRYKNTWPLCLEFISSGKIDMKPLITHRFGFSQKEVEEAFETSAGGGNAIKVMFNL